From one Lycium ferocissimum isolate CSIRO_LF1 chromosome 5, AGI_CSIRO_Lferr_CH_V1, whole genome shotgun sequence genomic stretch:
- the LOC132056247 gene encoding putative gamma-glutamylcyclotransferase At3g02910, which translates to MGAEGAEKSTIIFTYGTLKRGFSNHVLLQDMISNGDASFLGVYQTVDKLPLVCGPYRVPFLLNFPGSGERVWGELYAVSARGLIRMDELEGITKAHYERLPIKVRPEAQPDEVVAEAYYAHRNYAEAMWKRNGEKGYSVYSEKEAKGYVKRKERPQHLTFLEQIGIFISSSSDQKDKPDSCYSKKKVHAAPLPIDVVNH; encoded by the coding sequence ATGGGGGCTGAAGGGGCAGAGAAAAGTACAATTATATTCACATACGGAACACTAAAAAGGGGATTTTCAAATCACGTTCTCTTACAAGACATGATATCCAATGGCGACGCTTCTTTCCTCGGCGTATACCAAACCGTCGATAAACTCCCTCTTGTTTGTGGGCCCTACAGGGTACCATTCCTCCTCAATTTCCCAGGTTCAGGCGAGCGCGTGTGGGGTGAGCTCTACGCGGTTTCCGCGCGTGGGTTGATTCGTATGGACGAATTAGAAGGGATTACCAAAGCCCATTATGAGAGACTCCCCATCAAAGTCAGGCCCGAAGCCCAGCCCGATGAAGTGGTTGCGGAAGCGTATTATGCGCATAGAAATTATGCGGAGGCGATGTGGAAGAGGAATGGGGAAAAGGGTTATAGTGTTTATTCTGAGAAAGAAGCGAAAGGTTATGTGAAACGTAAAGAAAGGCCTCAACATTTAACATTTTTGGAGCAGATTGggatttttatttcttcttcatcagaTCAAAAAGATAAACCTGATTCTTGTTATAGCAAGAAAAAGGTTCATGCTGCTCCTCTTccgattgatgttgttaatcaTTAA